The DNA region AGTCCTTCCAATAAGATGTATCCTTTATAATCGATTGATTTTTTTGACATATCGACCACTTCCTAACTGAAATTGAAACTCGATCGATTGCTTTTTTTCCGGCCAATCATAAGTGAATTTTGCCAATTTCCCATTGTTTCCAGATACCGCTTTAAAGACAATTTTATTTGGACCAGAAGCGTTTAAATCTGTTGGAACAGATAAATGTATTGGTTCGTTTTCTGAAACGATAAAGTATAGCTGTTGTTGTTCTTCAAAGACGATCTGTGTGTCCGTCATCTTAATAATTGCCATTTGCTGTGTAAACAGTAACTGTTTTTCAAAGGTCGATAGAAATTGTTCTATTTCTATCATATGCTGCCAGCGCTCGATTGAAAGTGCTGGTAGCAACATAAAAAAAGTGCACACAAATACTACTACAAGTGATTCGATCAATGTAAATCCCTTTAACATTTTCTTCTTCATTTTTCACTTGTTTGGTATTTTTCATACTGTTCTTGAGTGATATATTCCTCTTTCAATAGTTGCTCGACAGTCGGCGTCTGATTCTTCTCCATCACATAAAGATCTATCTGTGTTTCAACGATTTTGACGATTGCTTCATTGCCTTTTTTATCCACACCTTCTTTATGTTTTGAAAGATTTGGAACAAATAGCAAAATTAAAACAGAAATAATCAACAGAACAACCAGCATCTCTAATAAGGTAAAACCACTGTAATTGATTCGTTTCTTTTTTTTGGTCATAAATATTCCTCCATTCCACCGTAAATCGGTAATAGCATTGCAGCATAGATACCCACTACCATCAAAGCAACAAGTAAAAAAATCACAGGCTGGATCAATTGGATCATTTTTTCAACTCGTCTAAAAAATTGCTGCCAACATAACTCACTGTATACGATCAATTCTTTACCTAAATTTCCTTTTACCTCTCCTTGCTGGATGATCAAAGCTAATTCAGATGAAAAAAACGGAAATGCTCTTAACTGATCGTAAAAAGTAGTACCAGCCAAAGCTTTTGTCTCAATTTCTTCTGCAAGCTCATAAATCAGAGATCGCTGGCTTGTCGTTTTCATCAATCGAAGAACATTCTTGATCTCTAAACCTTGTGCGAATAATTTTCCCCACTCAAGTGCAAAGAAAGCTGAACAGTATTTTTTATACAAGCTTCCTATAAAAGGCAGTCTGGAAAAAAATAGCGCCTTTTCCAAAAATGTTTTCTTTCTAAAGTGAAGATAATATGTGCCTATGACAAAAAAGCTACATAACAGTAATCCAATGACATAATAGGGGCTTTGCTGAATGAATTGAATACCTGGATTTTTAGCTTGAACCGTCCCGTTGACTAATAGTTGCGGCAGTAAAATTTGTCTGATACTGATCAAGACTACAGATAAAAAAACTAAAAGCAGAACAGGATAACTCAATACCTTAAATAAATGTTGCTGCTGTTTATCTGCAACAAGAGTATGATCTTTGATTTTATCTAATGTTCCTGATAGATCTCCATGAGCTTGAGCAAATTCTATTTGAGTTATGATCGTCGTTTTGAATCCTAGATAAGCTAAGCCTGAATAAAATTGATCTCCTCGTTCCATCGTAGCAGTCAAATAATTGAGTGCTTCTTCTGGAATAGAACGTGACTTCTTCATAAAAAGTAAACTCTCTTGTATAGTAAATCCATTTCTTAATAAATCTGCTAAAAGCTGAATAAAAAAATTTTGCTGTCTTTTCGACAACTTATTGCTCTTTTTCTTCTTCAAATGTTCGATCATCAATAAAGCCATACGCCCAAACCTTTCTAAGTTGTTTTTCCCAATTAGAAACATTTCTTTTAGAAAAATCATAATCTAACAATAGTCCGCTCATATCTTGTTGTTTCATTCCTTGAACAAACAACAAGCGTTGATAGATGATTCCTGTGATACATTCTGCTGCTTCTTTTTCCTTTACACCAAGCTCTTTTAATCGTTCATAAACCCCCGTAGTACTTCTTGCATGGATCGTCGCAAAAACAGTATGTCCCGTCAGCGCAGCTCTGATCGCTGCTTGCGCCGTAGAACGATCCCTGATTTCGCCAATGATCAAAATATCCGGCCGATGGCGCAAACAAGCTTTGATCAGCGCATCATAGGTTAGATCGATCTTATCGTTCGTCTGCAATTGAAGAAATGTTTGCTCCTCCAGTTCTACCGGATCTTCGATTGTGATGACTTGCTGAAAGCGATCCGTTTCTTTTGCTAATTTGTACATCAACGTAGTTTTACCTGAGCCAACTGGACCACAAAAAAGATGTAGTCCGCGTCTATGGACCTGTTTACGAATATCCGATAATTGCCTAGGTAAAAAATAATTCTCCTGACTATTACCAAATTGATGCAAAAAACGAATGAC from Enterococcus sp. 9D6_DIV0238 includes:
- the comGC gene encoding competence type IV pilus major pilin ComGC; the protein is MTKKKKRINYSGFTLLEMLVVLLIISVLILLFVPNLSKHKEGVDKKGNEAIVKIVETQIDLYVMEKNQTPTVEQLLKEEYITQEQYEKYQTSEK
- the comGD gene encoding competence type IV pilus minor pilin ComGD; this encodes MLKGFTLIESLVVVFVCTFFMLLPALSIERWQHMIEIEQFLSTFEKQLLFTQQMAIIKMTDTQIVFEEQQQLYFIVSENEPIHLSVPTDLNASGPNKIVFKAVSGNNGKLAKFTYDWPEKKQSIEFQFQLGSGRYVKKINRL
- the comGA gene encoding competence type IV pilus ATPase ComGA encodes the protein MDIKELSLKLIEWGVSEHLQDIYILPVEQKIHVFARKGYNKLMFEELDEQEGEKLIFHFKFIGSMDVGEKRKAQVGAVTYRISNDKIVRLRLSTVGDFCQRESLVIRFLHQFGNSQENYFLPRQLSDIRKQVHRRGLHLFCGPVGSGKTTLMYKLAKETDRFQQVITIEDPVELEEQTFLQLQTNDKIDLTYDALIKACLRHRPDILIIGEIRDRSTAQAAIRAALTGHTVFATIHARSTTGVYERLKELGVKEKEAAECITGIIYQRLLFVQGMKQQDMSGLLLDYDFSKRNVSNWEKQLRKVWAYGFIDDRTFEEEKEQ
- the comGB gene encoding competence type IV pilus assembly protein ComGB — its product is MIFLKEMFLIGKNNLERFGRMALLMIEHLKKKKSNKLSKRQQNFFIQLLADLLRNGFTIQESLLFMKKSRSIPEEALNYLTATMERGDQFYSGLAYLGFKTTIITQIEFAQAHGDLSGTLDKIKDHTLVADKQQQHLFKVLSYPVLLLVFLSVVLISIRQILLPQLLVNGTVQAKNPGIQFIQQSPYYVIGLLLCSFFVIGTYYLHFRKKTFLEKALFFSRLPFIGSLYKKYCSAFFALEWGKLFAQGLEIKNVLRLMKTTSQRSLIYELAEEIETKALAGTTFYDQLRAFPFFSSELALIIQQGEVKGNLGKELIVYSELCWQQFFRRVEKMIQLIQPVIFLLVALMVVGIYAAMLLPIYGGMEEYL